In the Luteitalea sp. genome, one interval contains:
- a CDS encoding DUF4175 family protein — translation MSNRGPTFLTVLEEVRRRWRRVAWLRLSTQLLLLAAGALLLLAIIDRLLAPTSGRLVVLAAVIAMSAAVVGAYRAWPLRRQPADRDVARLVEERCPGCEQRLVSAIDAGTSPLRPLLEKDATRVAAALDLEQVVPRARMRTAARGLALALVAVAAIGLLSRDAVIRAGRAAWFVVRPPVITVTVTPGHARIPLNDPLTIRAQISGVPRGVDLPMPELRVSAGTERRAERMKRSDGGRFELHLPKVTRGFTYQVAAGSIASGEYRVEALPRPRVTRVVVDYTYPSFTGLAPRVVDDSGDVYAPAGTEIRLRVHTNKSLAAATFVRTDAKRTTPMRVVTDTVAETAFTLDRNGAYRVALRDRDGLSSPGDTEFFLRVVDDRPPEVRIVRPEGDRTVTRLEEVAIEARADDDYGIDEFELVYAVRGEKERRIALAGAKDDADSAGDRRGASVTGGHTLFLEELDVQPGDFVSYYARAVDVGRGKRPTEARSDIFFLEVRPFAEEFAAAQSQAMAMAGGGGGLKDLAAAQKDLIIATWKLERRANGGQSTQDIRALGRAQAELRDQAAQQAARASFGGLRRQRDGDDDDDQAGARLPIARAVEAMSRAAEALSKQQTSAALPHEMEAYNQLLRAGADVQRRLVARQQGGGRGGGRSGTEDLSALFDRELLREQTTNYAQQSTASQASESRESSALERLRELARRQDDLARAQRELARNRARTNDEEVKRHLERLTREQEELERQARELARELDEQRTGGEGQEAGQSAEEQESPSASGGRAADDSAARRGERGEPDGDQRQADATRDARAGAGGLTEAMRRALEDMRQATRGLRDADVGAAASRSERSLARLREAERALGGSSPRRDEASEKLSEQLARAQDLRKRLAEIDQRLSAESGLPGRSSPGRGSPEASEGRQSGGSNGGARDKLAALRAERDRLLREAQSLVDNQGRGSQEGAAGGGTPERQEFSRSAPGTEAFKQDFSEWDALRKDVITALEALELSLSEQLAERDARNRLNAGGDERTPERYSESVARYYRSIARKPGPGE, via the coding sequence ATGAGCAATCGCGGGCCTACATTTCTGACGGTGCTAGAGGAGGTCCGACGCCGCTGGCGGCGCGTCGCCTGGCTGCGTCTGTCGACCCAGCTGCTGCTGCTTGCCGCGGGAGCCCTTCTCCTGCTGGCAATCATCGACCGGCTGCTTGCGCCGACCAGCGGTCGTTTGGTCGTGCTGGCCGCCGTGATTGCCATGAGCGCGGCCGTTGTCGGCGCATACCGCGCCTGGCCGCTTCGGCGCCAGCCAGCCGATCGCGACGTCGCACGCCTCGTCGAGGAGCGCTGTCCAGGCTGCGAACAACGCCTCGTGAGCGCGATCGATGCCGGAACGAGCCCTCTTCGACCACTGTTGGAGAAAGATGCGACGCGAGTTGCAGCGGCGCTCGACCTCGAGCAGGTGGTGCCCCGAGCGCGCATGCGGACAGCGGCACGCGGTCTCGCGCTGGCGCTGGTAGCCGTGGCTGCAATTGGGCTCCTGTCGCGAGATGCCGTGATTCGTGCCGGGCGTGCGGCGTGGTTCGTCGTGCGGCCGCCTGTGATCACGGTGACGGTCACCCCGGGTCATGCGCGTATCCCTCTGAACGATCCTCTGACCATTCGAGCCCAGATCAGCGGTGTGCCGCGTGGAGTAGATCTCCCCATGCCAGAGCTCCGCGTGAGCGCCGGCACCGAGCGCCGGGCCGAGCGCATGAAGCGATCCGACGGAGGCCGCTTCGAGCTCCATCTCCCAAAGGTGACTCGCGGTTTCACCTACCAGGTGGCTGCTGGCTCCATCGCGTCAGGTGAGTACCGCGTCGAGGCGTTACCGCGCCCGCGCGTAACCCGCGTCGTCGTGGACTACACGTATCCGTCGTTCACCGGCCTCGCGCCCCGGGTCGTTGACGACAGTGGCGACGTGTACGCGCCCGCGGGCACCGAGATTCGCCTGCGCGTGCATACGAACAAGTCTCTTGCGGCGGCGACGTTTGTGAGAACTGATGCAAAGCGGACCACGCCCATGCGCGTGGTGACGGATACCGTTGCCGAGACGGCCTTCACGCTCGATCGGAACGGTGCGTATCGCGTCGCCTTGCGTGACCGTGATGGCTTGTCCAGCCCTGGGGACACCGAGTTCTTCCTGCGGGTGGTCGACGACCGTCCGCCCGAGGTCCGCATCGTTCGTCCAGAGGGAGACCGCACGGTGACGCGGCTGGAGGAAGTGGCTATCGAAGCGCGCGCGGATGATGACTACGGCATTGACGAGTTCGAGCTCGTGTACGCGGTCCGCGGCGAGAAGGAGCGGCGCATTGCGCTCGCAGGCGCGAAAGACGACGCCGACTCGGCGGGCGACCGGCGAGGCGCGTCGGTGACCGGCGGCCACACGCTCTTCCTCGAGGAGCTGGACGTTCAACCAGGTGACTTCGTCTCCTACTACGCGCGCGCGGTCGATGTTGGCCGTGGGAAGCGGCCGACCGAGGCACGCAGCGATATCTTCTTTCTCGAGGTCCGGCCGTTTGCCGAGGAGTTCGCGGCTGCGCAGAGTCAGGCCATGGCGATGGCCGGTGGTGGTGGCGGGCTCAAGGATCTCGCGGCGGCGCAGAAGGATCTGATCATTGCGACCTGGAAGCTCGAGCGCCGGGCAAACGGCGGCCAGTCGACGCAGGACATCCGCGCCTTGGGACGCGCACAGGCGGAGCTGCGCGACCAGGCGGCGCAGCAGGCGGCACGCGCGAGCTTCGGCGGGCTTCGCCGCCAACGGGATGGCGATGATGACGATGACCAGGCGGGCGCGCGGCTGCCCATTGCACGGGCGGTGGAGGCGATGTCACGCGCTGCCGAGGCGCTGAGCAAACAGCAGACATCCGCAGCGCTCCCGCACGAGATGGAGGCGTACAACCAGTTGCTGCGAGCGGGCGCCGACGTGCAGCGCCGGCTCGTGGCACGCCAACAGGGGGGCGGTCGCGGCGGTGGCCGCAGCGGGACCGAAGATCTCTCGGCATTGTTCGACCGTGAGCTGCTGCGCGAGCAGACCACGAACTACGCGCAGCAGAGCACGGCGAGTCAGGCGTCCGAGTCGCGCGAGTCCTCGGCGCTCGAGCGCCTCCGCGAGCTCGCGCGCCGCCAGGATGATCTGGCTCGAGCCCAGCGAGAGCTCGCACGCAATCGGGCGCGCACCAACGATGAAGAGGTCAAGCGGCACCTCGAGCGGCTCACGCGCGAGCAAGAAGAGCTCGAGCGCCAGGCCAGGGAGCTTGCGCGTGAGCTGGACGAGCAGCGGACCGGTGGAGAGGGGCAGGAGGCGGGTCAGAGCGCTGAGGAGCAGGAGTCCCCTTCTGCGTCTGGTGGGAGGGCGGCGGACGACAGCGCGGCGCGGCGAGGTGAGAGGGGCGAGCCGGACGGTGACCAACGGCAGGCGGACGCCACACGTGATGCTCGCGCTGGCGCCGGCGGTCTCACCGAGGCCATGCGACGCGCGCTCGAGGACATGCGGCAGGCGACACGTGGTTTGCGAGACGCCGATGTCGGCGCGGCGGCGAGTCGGAGCGAGCGGTCGCTCGCCCGGCTGCGGGAGGCCGAGCGTGCGCTCGGTGGTTCGTCGCCGCGCCGAGACGAAGCGTCCGAGAAGCTTTCCGAGCAGCTCGCCAGGGCACAGGACCTGCGGAAGCGGCTCGCGGAGATCGATCAACGTCTGTCGGCGGAATCAGGCTTGCCTGGCCGTAGCTCGCCGGGCCGTGGCTCGCCGGAGGCGAGCGAAGGCCGGCAGTCCGGTGGCTCCAATGGCGGCGCCCGCGACAAGCTGGCGGCGCTTCGTGCCGAGCGTGATCGCTTGCTGCGCGAAGCGCAATCACTGGTGGACAATCAGGGCCGAGGCAGTCAGGAGGGGGCGGCTGGCGGCGGGACACCGGAGCGCCAGGAGTTCAGTCGATCCGCGCCGGGCACTGAGGCCTTCAAGCAGGACTTCTCCGAATGGGACGCCCTCCGCAAGGATGTCATCACCGCGCTCGAGGCGCTCGAGCTCTCGCTGTCCGAACAGCTCGCCGAGCGCGATGCTCGAAACCGGCTGAACGCAGGCGGCGATGAGCGCACACCGGAGCGCTATAGCGAGTCGGTGGCACGCTACTATCGGTCGATCGCACGCAAGCCGGGGCCCGGAGAATGA